The Acidobacteriota bacterium genome has a segment encoding these proteins:
- the ggt gene encoding gamma-glutamyltransferase yields the protein MIRRAFFVVIALLALSSMTIQAGSSPARAKLGMVITQSDIASEIGFEVIKNGGNAIDAAVATGFAMAVTHPTAGNIGGGGFIVYRPAKGEPVSYDFREVGPARSSPEMWLKDGKYDFDTHHNSHMSVGVPGTVAGLHLAWKEAGTKPWKELVEPSIKLARDGFEVSHGLARSLASMIPEFKKYPASLAQFSKNGQPYEAGDILKQADLARTLTRIAEQGPAGFYEGETAELIEKEMKANGGLITVGDLKAYQAKKRDVVKGTYRGYDIYGMPPPSSGGMAIVQMLNVLEGFDLKANGYGSAKNIHLTAEAMRRAFADRARYIGDPDFEKDIPLPMLISKDYANGLRKTIDPNKASKSSTTSFTWTSESPETTHLSIVDANRNAVAMTYTLEYGYGSRIVVPGGGFLLNNEMGDFNGQPGLTDDRGMIGTNPNLARPGKRMLSSMAPTIIAKDGQLFMVTGTPGGRTIINTVLTTILNVIDYGMNAQEAVDAGRMHHQWLPDRINVERLGISADTLALLRAMGHTVNEGGNQGAAQVIVFNQKENLLEGGVDRRAPDGGAAGK from the coding sequence ATGATTCGCCGTGCATTCTTCGTCGTGATTGCCCTGCTGGCCCTGTCGTCGATGACGATTCAGGCCGGCTCGTCCCCGGCCCGCGCCAAGTTGGGGATGGTGATCACCCAAAGCGACATTGCCTCGGAGATTGGGTTCGAGGTCATCAAGAACGGCGGCAACGCCATCGACGCGGCCGTGGCCACTGGCTTCGCCATGGCGGTGACGCACCCGACCGCCGGCAACATCGGCGGCGGCGGCTTCATCGTCTATCGGCCGGCCAAGGGCGAGCCGGTGTCGTATGACTTCCGCGAGGTCGGCCCGGCGCGGTCGTCGCCGGAGATGTGGCTGAAGGACGGCAAGTACGACTTCGACACGCATCACAACAGCCACATGTCAGTGGGTGTGCCCGGCACGGTGGCGGGGCTGCACCTGGCGTGGAAGGAAGCCGGTACCAAGCCCTGGAAAGAACTGGTCGAACCGTCGATCAAGCTGGCCCGCGATGGCTTCGAGGTTTCGCACGGCCTGGCGCGGTCGCTGGCGTCGATGATTCCCGAGTTCAAGAAATATCCCGCGTCGCTCGCGCAGTTCTCAAAGAACGGCCAGCCGTACGAGGCCGGCGACATCCTCAAACAGGCCGACCTGGCGCGGACGCTGACGCGCATTGCCGAGCAGGGGCCCGCCGGGTTCTACGAGGGCGAGACGGCCGAGCTGATCGAAAAAGAGATGAAGGCCAACGGCGGCCTGATCACGGTTGGCGACCTCAAGGCCTACCAGGCCAAGAAGCGCGATGTCGTCAAGGGCACATACCGCGGCTACGACATCTACGGCATGCCGCCGCCCAGCTCCGGCGGCATGGCCATCGTGCAGATGCTGAACGTGCTCGAGGGTTTTGACCTCAAGGCCAACGGCTATGGCTCGGCCAAGAACATTCATCTCACGGCCGAAGCCATGCGCCGGGCGTTTGCCGATCGCGCGCGTTATATCGGCGATCCGGATTTCGAGAAGGACATCCCGCTGCCGATGCTGATCTCGAAGGACTACGCCAACGGGCTGCGCAAGACCATCGACCCGAACAAGGCGTCGAAGTCGTCCACCACCTCGTTCACGTGGACCAGCGAATCGCCCGAGACCACCCACCTCTCGATCGTGGATGCCAACCGCAACGCCGTCGCCATGACCTACACACTCGAGTACGGATACGGCTCTCGCATCGTCGTGCCCGGCGGCGGCTTCCTGCTGAACAACGAGATGGGCGACTTCAACGGCCAGCCCGGATTGACCGACGATCGCGGCATGATCGGCACCAACCCCAACCTGGCACGGCCCGGCAAGCGCATGCTGTCGAGCATGGCGCCCACCATCATCGCCAAGGACGGCCAGTTGTTCATGGTCACCGGCACGCCCGGCGGGCGCACCATCATCAACACGGTGCTGACGACAATTCTCAACGTGATTGATTACGGCATGAACGCGCAGGAGGCCGTGGATGCGGGCCGCATGCACCACCAGTGGCTGCCCGACCGCATCAACGTGGAACGGCTCGGCATCTCGGCCGACACCCTCGCGTTGCTGCGCGCCATGGGCCACACGGTCAACGAGGGCGGCAACCAGGGCGCCGCCCAGGTGATCGTGTTCAACCAGAAAGAGAACCTGCTCGAGGGTGGCGTCGATCGCCGCGCACCCGACGGCGGCGCGGCCGGCAAGTAA
- a CDS encoding molybdopterin-dependent oxidoreductase, with protein MSRMTRMVHPLVRDTRGGPLRQASWDEALERAATGLDTVRQAHGGRAFGLFSCSKSTNEMNYAAQKFGRVVMGSNNLDSCNRTUHAPSVAGLAAVFGMGGGTSSYQEIEETDCILLWGSNARETHPIFFHHLLAGLKRGAKLYAIDPRRTTSAQWADVWAGLDIGTDIALSNTMAREIITSGLADREFIEHATTGFDAYRGLVEPWTLERGAAETGVPAGVIREMAHTYATAKRAIICWTLGITEHHTAVHNVMALINLALLTGHVGRWGSGLNPLRGQNNVQGGGDMGALPDRLPGFQHVENDEVRAKFDRFYGVPVPPKKGWHLSGMFDAMERGELRALYVIGENPVQSEADQHRATRLLEGLDFMVVQDIFLTETAQRADVVFPAAAGAFESEGTFTNSERRVQRVRKTLNPPGEAREDLAIICDLARKLGHDWPADAEGMWNEVRQLSPVHAGMSYARLEQHSGLQWPCYDDHHPGELFLHGRLWERPVRGPRAPFSMVRHELPLDQLNEQFPLRLTTGRRLAEYNTGVQTGSYASPTRRGETIDVSPEDARRLGLAEGQPVTVTSRRGAVVAPVHIDHALRPGLTFMTFHFPDQVATNMLTNDATDPLVGTAEFKATAIRIETGVGSRESGVDRKDKGSSDSRFPVPDSRP; from the coding sequence ATGAGCAGGATGACGCGCATGGTCCATCCGCTCGTTCGTGACACCCGCGGCGGCCCGCTTCGGCAGGCCTCGTGGGACGAAGCACTGGAGCGCGCGGCTACCGGGCTCGACACCGTGCGGCAGGCGCATGGCGGCCGGGCCTTCGGCCTCTTCAGCTGCTCGAAGAGCACGAACGAGATGAACTACGCGGCGCAGAAGTTCGGGCGCGTAGTGATGGGCTCGAACAACCTGGATAGCTGCAACCGCACTTGACATGCCCCAAGCGTCGCCGGTCTGGCGGCGGTATTCGGCATGGGTGGCGGCACCAGCTCGTATCAGGAGATTGAAGAGACGGACTGCATTCTCTTGTGGGGATCGAACGCCCGCGAGACGCACCCGATTTTCTTTCACCACCTGCTCGCGGGGCTGAAGCGAGGGGCGAAGCTCTATGCGATCGACCCCCGGCGCACCACCTCCGCGCAGTGGGCCGACGTGTGGGCGGGCCTCGATATCGGCACCGACATCGCGCTCTCGAACACGATGGCCCGCGAAATCATCACCAGCGGCCTGGCCGACCGCGAGTTCATCGAACACGCCACCACCGGTTTTGACGCCTATCGCGGCCTGGTCGAACCCTGGACCCTGGAGCGTGGCGCGGCCGAAACCGGTGTGCCGGCCGGCGTCATCCGCGAAATGGCGCACACCTATGCCACGGCCAAGCGCGCGATCATCTGCTGGACGCTGGGCATCACCGAGCACCATACGGCCGTCCATAACGTCATGGCGCTCATCAACCTCGCGCTGTTGACGGGCCACGTCGGGCGCTGGGGCTCGGGCCTCAACCCGCTGCGGGGCCAGAACAACGTGCAGGGCGGAGGCGACATGGGCGCGCTGCCCGATCGCCTGCCCGGCTTTCAGCATGTCGAGAACGACGAGGTCCGGGCGAAGTTCGACCGGTTCTACGGCGTCCCGGTGCCGCCGAAGAAGGGCTGGCACCTGTCGGGCATGTTCGACGCGATGGAGCGCGGCGAGTTGCGCGCCCTTTATGTGATCGGCGAGAACCCGGTGCAGTCGGAAGCCGATCAGCACCGCGCGACGCGGCTGCTCGAGGGACTCGACTTCATGGTGGTCCAGGACATCTTCCTGACCGAAACCGCCCAGCGCGCCGATGTTGTCTTTCCGGCCGCGGCCGGCGCTTTCGAGTCAGAAGGCACGTTCACGAACAGCGAGCGTCGCGTGCAGCGCGTGCGCAAGACCCTCAATCCGCCAGGCGAGGCGCGTGAAGACCTGGCGATCATCTGTGACCTGGCGCGCAAGCTCGGGCACGATTGGCCGGCCGACGCCGAAGGCATGTGGAACGAGGTGCGCCAGCTGTCGCCGGTTCACGCCGGCATGAGCTACGCGCGGCTCGAGCAGCACTCGGGGCTGCAGTGGCCCTGCTACGACGATCACCATCCGGGCGAACTGTTCCTGCACGGCCGGCTCTGGGAGCGGCCGGTCCGTGGCCCGCGGGCGCCGTTCTCCATGGTGCGGCACGAGCTGCCGCTGGACCAGCTGAACGAGCAGTTCCCGCTGCGCCTGACGACGGGCCGGCGGCTGGCCGAGTACAACACGGGCGTGCAGACGGGATCGTATGCCTCGCCGACGCGGCGAGGCGAGACGATCGACGTCTCACCTGAAGATGCCCGCCGCCTCGGCCTGGCCGAGGGGCAGCCCGTGACCGTCACGTCGCGCCGCGGGGCGGTGGTGGCGCCGGTCCACATCGATCACGCTCTGCGGCCAGGCCTGACGTTCATGACGTTCCATTTCCCCGATCAAGTGGCCACCAACATGCTGACCAACGATGCCACCGATCCCCTGGTGGGCACGGCCGAGTTCAAGGCCACCGCTATTCGAATCGAGACGGGAGTCGGGAGTCGGGAGTCGGGAGTCGATCGGAAAGACAAGGGTTCTTCCGACTCCCGGTTCCCGGTTCCCGACTCCCGGCCCTAA
- the pssA gene encoding CDP-diacylglycerol--serine O-phosphatidyltransferase, with amino-acid sequence MTVRRRHMSMLRSYTWADLLTILNASCGTISIFLCLDYIATDNRRFLWAAFFLLPAALLFDVLDGYVARLDSRRQSVLGADLDSLADVISFGVAPAVLGFTLGLRGGWDMVILTYFVVCGVSRLARFNATTEALTDAATGKVKYFEGTPIPTSVVLVLVLGLAQYLGRVDDQLWFGVYQVGPALLHPLVLMFAASGSAMISATLRIPKP; translated from the coding sequence ATGACGGTCCGCCGACGGCACATGTCCATGCTGCGGTCCTACACGTGGGCCGACCTGCTGACCATCCTCAACGCCTCGTGCGGCACCATCTCGATCTTCCTGTGCCTCGACTACATCGCCACCGACAACCGCCGGTTTCTGTGGGCGGCGTTTTTTCTGCTGCCGGCCGCGTTGCTGTTCGATGTGCTTGATGGCTACGTGGCCCGGCTCGACAGCCGCCGCCAGTCGGTGCTTGGCGCCGACCTCGACTCGCTGGCCGACGTGATCTCGTTCGGCGTCGCGCCCGCCGTCCTCGGCTTCACGCTCGGCCTGCGCGGCGGGTGGGACATGGTGATCCTGACCTACTTCGTCGTGTGCGGCGTCAGCCGCCTGGCGCGCTTCAACGCCACCACCGAAGCCCTGACCGACGCGGCGACCGGCAAGGTCAAGTACTTCGAGGGCACGCCAATCCCCACCAGCGTGGTGCTGGTGCTGGTGCTCGGGTTGGCGCAATATCTCGGCCGCGTGGACGACCAGTTGTGGTTCGGCGTCTACCAGGTGGGCCCGGCCCTGTTGCACCCGTTGGTCCTGATGTTCGCGGCCAGCGGCAGTGCGATGATTAGCGCGACCCTGCGCATTCCAAAACCCTGA
- a CDS encoding 2Fe-2S iron-sulfur cluster-binding protein: MVPLTIDGRAVEVPAGATLIEACNTLDIHIPTLCYLETLTPVNACRVCVVEVEGARVLAPACSRKVEAGMVVKTRSPRVDLSRKVVLELLGSSVDLSTAPGLSEMIMEYGARPERFQESLGSVSSVSSVAQPVKIDNDLYVRDYGKCVLCYKCVEACGTDAQHTFAIAVAGRGFSAHISTELDVPLPDSACVYCGNCIAVCPTGALMATPEFELRKAGEWRPETQAVTDTICPYCGVGCTLTVHVQDQQIVKVTSPFDNDVTRGNLCVKGRFGFEYVNK, translated from the coding sequence ATGGTGCCGTTGACCATCGACGGGCGAGCGGTCGAGGTGCCGGCCGGCGCGACCCTGATCGAGGCATGCAACACGCTCGACATCCACATTCCGACGCTGTGCTACCTCGAGACGCTCACCCCCGTAAACGCCTGCCGCGTCTGCGTCGTCGAAGTCGAAGGCGCGCGCGTGCTGGCGCCGGCGTGCTCGCGCAAGGTCGAGGCCGGCATGGTCGTCAAGACCCGGTCGCCTCGGGTTGACCTCTCGCGCAAGGTGGTCTTGGAGTTATTGGGATCTTCTGTCGATTTGAGTACCGCACCCGGACTAAGCGAGATGATAATGGAGTACGGAGCCCGTCCAGAGAGGTTTCAAGAGAGTCTTGGCTCTGTGTCCTCTGTGTCCTCTGTGGCCCAGCCGGTGAAGATCGACAACGACCTCTACGTGCGGGACTACGGCAAGTGCGTCCTCTGCTACAAGTGTGTTGAAGCGTGCGGCACCGACGCGCAGCACACCTTCGCCATTGCCGTCGCCGGTCGCGGCTTTAGCGCCCATATCTCGACTGAGCTCGACGTGCCGCTGCCGGATTCGGCGTGTGTCTATTGCGGCAACTGCATTGCGGTGTGCCCGACCGGCGCGTTGATGGCGACGCCGGAGTTCGAACTGCGGAAGGCAGGGGAGTGGCGGCCCGAGACCCAGGCCGTGACGGATACGATCTGTCCGTATTGCGGTGTCGGCTGCACGCTGACCGTGCACGTGCAGGATCAGCAAATCGTGAAGGTGACGTCGCCGTTCGACAACGACGTCACCCGTGGGAATCTGTGCGTGAAGGGACGCTTCGGCTTCGAGTACGTGAACAAATAG
- a CDS encoding NAD(P)H-dependent oxidoreductase subunit E, with the protein MDLHIVGAEATEAERAAVDRLLGPPATGWHGAARDIGRDGRTAIGGRQVTGDRDLLLPAFHAVQDAIGWISHGALNYVCTRLSVPPAEAWGVVTFYHLLATEPRPVAVAHVCDDIACRLKGADRMCRELESRLGHAVHRSPCLGQCDHGSAALITRAGSEPERFVLAPVTAEEVVRAVEIPRVPKVTTVPAGAGTRILRRMIVADVTRLDIYRQHGGYAALTKAIAMGPAAVIAEVSAAKLLGRGGAAFPTGRKWEAVAREPATPHYVVCNADESEPGTFKDRVLMEQDPLAVIEAMTICGLATGSEHGFIYIRGEYPEAESAIGAAIEQARAAGLLGPSVAGSGHAFEIEIRRGGGAYICGEETSLFNSLEGKRGEPRSKPPFPAQIGVFGKPTVVNNVETLVNVLDILVEGGTAWARTGTAGSTGTRLFCLSGHVAKPGLYEIECGQTLRHAIDLAGGVPGGRSLQAVLLGGAAGTFVGPDALDMPLSFEGARAANATLGSGVIMVFDDTADLLDTLARIAQFFRDESCGQCVPCRVGTVRQEELLRGRDQGSGIGDQGTVLLSELGQAMRDASICGLGQTAASAIESAFANLPSLRRSGS; encoded by the coding sequence ATGGATCTGCATATCGTCGGCGCCGAAGCCACCGAAGCCGAGCGCGCGGCGGTCGATCGCCTCCTGGGCCCCCCGGCAACCGGATGGCACGGCGCGGCGCGGGACATTGGCCGCGACGGGCGCACGGCCATTGGCGGACGGCAGGTCACGGGTGACCGCGACCTGCTGCTGCCCGCCTTTCACGCCGTCCAGGACGCCATCGGCTGGATCAGCCACGGCGCCCTCAACTACGTCTGCACCCGGCTGTCGGTTCCGCCCGCCGAGGCCTGGGGCGTCGTCACCTTCTATCACCTGTTGGCCACGGAGCCGCGCCCGGTGGCCGTCGCCCATGTGTGCGACGACATCGCCTGCCGCTTGAAAGGCGCCGACCGGATGTGCCGGGAGCTGGAGTCGCGGCTCGGGCACGCGGTGCACCGCTCGCCGTGTCTTGGGCAATGCGATCACGGGTCCGCCGCGCTCATTACTCGGGCCGGGAGCGAGCCGGAGCGGTTTGTGCTCGCGCCGGTCACCGCGGAGGAGGTCGTCCGGGCGGTTGAGATCCCGAGGGTTCCGAAGGTGACTACCGTGCCGGCTGGTGCGGGTACCCGAATCCTTCGGCGCATGATCGTGGCCGATGTCACCAGGCTCGACATCTATCGCCAGCACGGCGGTTACGCGGCGCTGACGAAGGCGATCGCCATGGGTCCCGCGGCCGTCATCGCCGAAGTCTCGGCGGCGAAGTTACTGGGGCGCGGTGGCGCGGCGTTTCCGACCGGCCGCAAGTGGGAGGCGGTGGCCCGCGAGCCGGCGACACCGCACTATGTGGTCTGCAACGCGGACGAGTCCGAACCCGGCACGTTCAAGGATCGCGTGTTGATGGAGCAGGACCCCTTGGCCGTGATTGAGGCGATGACGATTTGTGGACTCGCGACCGGCTCCGAGCACGGGTTCATCTACATTCGCGGCGAGTACCCGGAGGCCGAGAGCGCCATTGGCGCGGCGATCGAACAGGCACGGGCGGCCGGCTTGCTGGGGCCGAGCGTGGCAGGCTCGGGTCACGCGTTCGAGATCGAGATTCGCCGTGGTGGCGGCGCGTACATCTGTGGTGAAGAAACGTCGCTGTTCAACTCCCTCGAGGGCAAGCGCGGGGAACCGCGGTCGAAGCCGCCGTTTCCGGCGCAGATCGGCGTGTTTGGGAAGCCGACCGTGGTGAACAACGTCGAGACGCTCGTGAACGTGCTCGACATCCTGGTCGAAGGCGGCACGGCGTGGGCGCGAACCGGCACCGCGGGCTCGACTGGCACGCGGCTGTTCTGCCTGTCTGGCCACGTCGCGAAGCCAGGCCTGTACGAGATTGAATGCGGCCAGACGCTGCGGCATGCGATCGACCTGGCCGGCGGTGTCCCGGGCGGCCGGTCGCTGCAGGCCGTGCTGCTTGGCGGCGCCGCCGGCACGTTCGTCGGCCCGGATGCGTTGGACATGCCGCTGTCATTCGAAGGCGCGCGTGCCGCCAATGCCACCCTGGGATCGGGCGTGATCATGGTGTTCGACGACACCGCCGATCTGTTGGACACGCTGGCCCGCATCGCGCAGTTCTTCCGCGACGAATCCTGCGGCCAATGCGTCCCGTGTCGCGTCGGCACGGTGCGGCAGGAAGAACTTCTGCGCGGCCGGGATCAGGGATCAGGGATCGGGGATCAGGGCACGGTGCTCCTGAGTGAGCTGGGTCAGGCGATGCGAGACGCGTCGATCTGCGGACTGGGCCAGACGGCAGCGTCGGCCATTGAATCGGCATTTGCAAACCTGCCCTCTTTGAGAAGGTCCGGGTCATGA
- a CDS encoding VOC family protein has protein sequence MPLPADAHIGSVSLTVNDLDRSVSFYCDTLGFLESMRDGRTAYLSAGGPVLIELHERRDSVPKPRRSTGLFHFAILVPSRAALGRSLRRLADRQWPLSGVADHLVSEALYLSDPDGLGIEIYRDRPRETWRTANGELAMTTDPLDVQSVANEAGADAAWQGLEAATVIGHVHLHVSRLEDGEAVFCGDVGFEPTVRGYPGALFAAAGGYHHHLGMNTWLGAGAPPPPEHAVGMRSFTLEAAQLERRTVADTGTGVVVQLIGG, from the coding sequence ATGCCCCTGCCGGCAGACGCCCACATCGGCTCCGTCAGCCTGACCGTCAATGATCTCGACCGCTCGGTGTCCTTCTACTGCGACACCCTCGGCTTTCTGGAGTCCATGCGAGACGGCCGCACGGCATACCTGTCGGCCGGCGGACCGGTCCTGATTGAATTGCACGAGCGTCGCGATTCGGTGCCCAAGCCGCGTCGCAGCACCGGCCTGTTCCACTTTGCCATCCTCGTGCCCTCGCGCGCGGCGCTCGGCCGCTCGTTGCGGCGCCTTGCGGACCGGCAGTGGCCCCTCTCCGGCGTGGCCGATCACCTGGTCAGCGAGGCGTTGTACTTGAGTGACCCCGACGGCCTGGGCATCGAGATCTATCGGGATCGCCCGCGGGAGACCTGGCGCACCGCTAACGGCGAGCTGGCCATGACCACCGATCCGCTCGACGTGCAAAGCGTGGCGAACGAGGCGGGCGCTGATGCGGCGTGGCAGGGGCTGGAGGCCGCAACCGTGATCGGTCACGTGCACCTGCACGTCTCGCGGCTCGAAGACGGCGAGGCGGTGTTCTGCGGCGACGTGGGGTTCGAGCCGACCGTGCGCGGTTACCCCGGTGCGTTATTCGCCGCGGCCGGCGGCTATCATCATCACCTGGGTATGAACACGTGGCTGGGCGCAGGCGCGCCGCCGCCGCCCGAGCACGCGGTCGGCATGCGGTCGTTCACGCTCGAGGCCGCGCAGCTCGAGCGCCGCACCGTGGCCGACACGGGCACTGGTGTCGTGGTCCAGTTGATCGGAGGCTGA
- a CDS encoding amidohydrolase family protein: MRTARLGMCALAVFGSLAPAAQAPFASGPGAPVLYENVRLIPGDGTAAIERAAMLVENGTIARVAPAGSIAVPASVRRVDLAGKTIIPALIGTHGHPGFQQGLSYSAGNYTRETVISDLARALYFGVNVVQSQGIETGDLLYQLRSEQTNGRPQGALLQVTGRGIGSPNAGPGGAAYTGIAYEVTTEAEARKAVAELAARRVDMVKIWVDDRNGRAPKLSPPLYRAIIDEAHQRQLRVIAHVFYHADAVDLVDAGIDAFAHMVRDTVMSDALVAAIVKKDVVVMGNLTTPLKPTFAATPPWLTAGDPMMALLTPAVIAPVIERMRAYYAKREPKAVEAARQRYGILRQSLAKLAAAGAKVVLGADTGLEDHHFGFAEQLELQAMVEAGMSPSQAIVAATSRAAAFVNRPDTGALRVSKRADFLVLDANPLDDITNTRRISRIVIGNAEVDRAALIALMR; the protein is encoded by the coding sequence ATGCGGACAGCGAGGCTCGGGATGTGCGCGTTGGCGGTGTTCGGTTCCCTCGCACCTGCGGCCCAGGCGCCCTTTGCTTCCGGGCCCGGCGCTCCGGTCCTCTACGAGAACGTCCGCCTGATTCCGGGCGACGGCACCGCCGCAATCGAACGGGCCGCGATGCTCGTGGAGAACGGCACGATTGCTCGGGTGGCGCCCGCCGGCTCCATCGCCGTGCCGGCCTCGGTGCGGCGCGTGGACCTGGCCGGGAAGACCATCATTCCGGCGCTGATCGGCACCCACGGCCATCCCGGATTCCAGCAGGGGCTGAGCTATTCGGCCGGCAACTACACCCGCGAAACCGTCATCAGCGACCTGGCGCGCGCGTTGTACTTCGGCGTGAACGTGGTGCAGTCGCAAGGGATCGAAACCGGCGACCTGTTGTATCAACTGCGGTCGGAGCAGACCAATGGCCGGCCGCAGGGCGCGCTGCTGCAGGTGACTGGCCGTGGCATCGGCTCGCCGAATGCCGGCCCCGGCGGCGCCGCCTACACCGGCATCGCTTATGAAGTAACAACCGAGGCCGAGGCCCGCAAGGCCGTGGCGGAGCTGGCCGCGCGCCGCGTCGACATGGTCAAGATCTGGGTCGACGATCGCAACGGCCGCGCGCCGAAGCTCAGCCCGCCCCTCTACCGCGCCATCATCGACGAGGCGCATCAGCGCCAACTGCGCGTGATCGCCCACGTCTTTTATCACGCCGATGCGGTCGATCTCGTTGATGCCGGTATCGACGCCTTCGCGCACATGGTTCGCGACACCGTGATGAGTGATGCGCTGGTGGCAGCGATCGTCAAGAAAGACGTGGTGGTGATGGGCAACCTCACGACACCGCTCAAGCCGACGTTCGCGGCAACGCCGCCGTGGCTCACCGCCGGTGACCCCATGATGGCCCTGCTCACCCCGGCGGTCATTGCGCCAGTCATTGAGCGCATGCGGGCCTACTACGCAAAGCGTGAACCCAAGGCGGTGGAAGCCGCGCGTCAGCGGTACGGCATCCTGCGGCAGAGTCTCGCCAAGCTGGCTGCCGCCGGCGCGAAGGTCGTGCTCGGCGCCGATACCGGCCTCGAAGATCACCACTTCGGCTTCGCCGAGCAACTGGAACTGCAAGCCATGGTCGAGGCCGGCATGTCGCCGTCGCAGGCGATCGTCGCCGCGACCAGCCGCGCCGCCGCGTTCGTGAACCGCCCCGACACCGGCGCCTTGAGGGTGAGCAAGCGCGCCGACTTCCTCGTCCTCGACGCCAACCCGCTCGACGATATCACCAACACCCGACGGATCTCGCGTATCGTCATCGGCAATGCAGAGGTCGACCGCGCCGCGCTCATCGCGCTCATGCGGTGA
- a CDS encoding sulfurtransferase: MAFLFALLLGVQSPTTYARPELLVDTAWLAQHLNDANIRVIDMRNRGYAEGHIPGAVFVDNNWIRNPKAPPTFLPTPAEFEALMSRLGISSTTRVIAYDDRGGLYAARLWWILNHYGHANAALLDGGWNKWSAEQRPTSADVPKPAATVFTVKPGTVKVATADDVKAAINKPGVKLVDARTQGEIDGKDLRNIKRGGFIESSVPIYWEDTMDPVTKAMKPAAELVKLYRDKGIVPSDQVTVYCQVGMRAAHDIFTLALIGHDLTKLANYYGAWEEWGNRDDTPIKTKVP; encoded by the coding sequence ATGGCATTTCTCTTCGCCCTGCTCCTCGGCGTGCAATCGCCCACCACCTACGCCCGGCCCGAATTGCTCGTCGACACGGCGTGGCTGGCCCAGCACCTGAACGACGCGAACATCCGCGTGATTGACATGCGCAACCGTGGTTATGCCGAGGGGCACATCCCGGGGGCGGTGTTCGTGGACAACAACTGGATTCGCAATCCCAAGGCGCCACCCACCTTCCTGCCGACGCCGGCCGAGTTCGAGGCGTTGATGTCGCGCCTGGGCATCTCCAGCACCACGCGCGTGATTGCCTACGACGATCGCGGCGGGCTCTACGCTGCCCGCCTGTGGTGGATCCTGAACCACTACGGCCACGCCAACGCGGCGCTGCTCGACGGCGGCTGGAACAAGTGGTCGGCGGAACAGCGGCCCACCAGTGCCGACGTGCCCAAACCCGCGGCGACGGTGTTCACCGTCAAGCCGGGTACGGTAAAGGTGGCGACCGCCGATGACGTGAAGGCGGCGATCAACAAGCCGGGCGTCAAGCTGGTGGACGCCCGCACGCAGGGCGAGATCGACGGCAAGGACCTGCGCAACATCAAGCGCGGCGGCTTCATCGAGTCGTCTGTGCCGATCTACTGGGAAGACACCATGGATCCGGTGACCAAGGCCATGAAGCCGGCGGCAGAGCTCGTGAAGCTCTACCGCGACAAGGGGATTGTGCCCTCCGACCAGGTCACGGTGTATTGCCAGGTCGGCATGCGTGCCGCCCACGACATTTTCACGCTGGCGCTCATCGGCCACGACCTCACCAAGCTGGCGAACTACTACGGCGCGTGGGAGGAATGGGGCAATCGGGACGATACGCCGATTAAAACTAAGGTGCCTTAG
- a CDS encoding RNA polymerase sigma factor encodes MRVPAMRELALTDMERLGAFDEAERTFQMTEEAFRSFYELTARPVRAYLGRMTNDDRLADDLLQEAYYKFLRSNAVFDSDDHRKHYLFRIATNLVHDHRRRPRVEVPVSTAAQEALAAPVDAHHADQAAARIDLARALEHLKPRERSLLWLAYAQGWSHEEIAAAIGVKTASLKGMLFRARHRLAVILRNPGGRS; translated from the coding sequence ATGCGAGTTCCGGCAATGCGTGAACTGGCGCTGACCGACATGGAACGCCTCGGCGCCTTTGACGAAGCCGAACGCACGTTCCAGATGACCGAGGAAGCCTTTCGCTCCTTCTACGAGCTGACGGCGCGGCCGGTCCGCGCCTACCTGGGCCGCATGACGAACGACGACCGGCTCGCGGACGACTTGCTCCAGGAGGCGTACTACAAGTTCCTGCGCTCGAACGCCGTGTTCGACAGCGATGACCACCGGAAGCATTACCTGTTCCGGATTGCCACGAACCTGGTGCACGACCACCGCCGCCGGCCACGCGTGGAAGTGCCGGTCTCGACCGCGGCGCAAGAGGCGCTCGCCGCACCGGTTGACGCCCACCACGCCGACCAGGCGGCGGCGCGCATCGACTTGGCACGAGCCCTGGAACACCTGAAGCCGCGCGAGCGGAGCCTGTTGTGGCTGGCCTACGCGCAAGGGTGGTCGCACGAGGAAATTGCCGCTGCCATTGGCGTGAAGACGGCTAGCCTGAAAGGCATGTTGTTCCGCGCCCGTCACCGCCTGGCGGTGATCCTGAGAAATCCCGGAGGCCGATCGTGA